One segment of Candidatus Manganitrophus noduliformans DNA contains the following:
- a CDS encoding dihydrolipoyl dehydrogenase family protein codes for MKTFDVMVIGAGSAGRYGAKAAAKLGAKVGLVETGPFGGLCILKGCMPTKAYLRSSELIGLLKKAPEVGIYPGKHVGIRFDQIKQRKDKLIAEMADDAYQGVLRHPNITLLSGRARFLSGKEVQVGDERYSAERFLIATGSRAMIPPIPGLEEAGYITSDEALEMESLPESMVIIGGGVEGTEFGQFFARMGVKVTLLQRGERILSHEDEDVSEALAEILRNDGIDLRTGVREVMIERDRQGEWISFEEHERVQKVEAEVIMIATGRTGNIDGLHLSAAGVETHPLGIVANDFLQTSNPNIYAAGDVTGGAQIVNMATYEGEIAGTNLVKGPVQKADYRVFPRAVFCDPEFARVGLSERDARERGIPVRVGKFPFSDLGKAIITDRTEGFIKIVADAQWGEILGAAIVGAEASILIHQAAVAMHFRSTVEEYAKISHIHPSLAEIMLYLADEMVGRE; via the coding sequence ATGAAAACATTCGATGTCATGGTGATCGGGGCCGGAAGCGCGGGGCGGTATGGGGCCAAGGCGGCGGCGAAGCTGGGGGCGAAGGTCGGCCTGGTCGAGACCGGTCCCTTCGGCGGGCTCTGCATCCTCAAGGGATGTATGCCGACGAAAGCTTATCTTCGTTCTTCGGAATTGATCGGATTGCTCAAGAAAGCGCCCGAGGTGGGAATCTATCCGGGGAAACATGTCGGCATCCGTTTCGATCAGATCAAACAGCGCAAAGATAAATTGATCGCCGAGATGGCCGACGATGCGTACCAGGGGGTCCTCCGGCATCCGAATATCACGCTGCTTTCGGGGCGGGCGCGGTTTCTCTCCGGAAAAGAGGTCCAAGTCGGCGACGAACGATATTCCGCCGAGCGGTTCCTCATCGCCACCGGATCGCGGGCGATGATTCCGCCGATTCCCGGCCTGGAAGAGGCCGGCTATATCACGAGCGATGAAGCGCTGGAGATGGAATCGCTTCCGGAGTCGATGGTGATCATCGGCGGCGGGGTCGAGGGGACCGAGTTCGGCCAGTTCTTCGCCCGGATGGGGGTGAAGGTGACCCTCCTGCAGCGAGGCGAGCGGATCTTAAGCCACGAAGACGAAGATGTCAGCGAGGCGCTCGCCGAGATTCTTCGGAACGACGGCATCGACCTCCGGACCGGGGTCCGGGAGGTGATGATCGAGCGGGATCGGCAGGGGGAGTGGATCTCTTTTGAGGAACATGAGCGGGTCCAGAAAGTAGAGGCCGAGGTGATCATGATCGCGACCGGCCGGACCGGAAATATCGACGGGCTCCATCTTTCGGCCGCCGGCGTGGAGACGCACCCCCTCGGGATCGTTGCGAACGATTTCCTTCAAACGAGCAATCCGAATATCTACGCGGCGGGGGATGTGACCGGGGGGGCTCAAATCGTCAACATGGCGACCTACGAGGGAGAGATCGCCGGGACGAACCTAGTGAAGGGGCCGGTCCAAAAGGCCGACTACCGGGTCTTTCCCCGCGCGGTCTTTTGCGATCCGGAGTTCGCGCGGGTCGGCCTCTCCGAGCGCGACGCGCGGGAGCGGGGAATTCCGGTCCGTGTCGGAAAGTTTCCTTTCAGCGATCTCGGAAAAGCGATTATCACCGATCGAACAGAAGGGTTTATCAAGATCGTCGCCGATGCGCAGTGGGGGGAGATCTTGGGCGCCGCCATTGTCGGCGCAGAGGCGTCGATTCTCATTCACCAAGCGGCGGTCGCGATGCATTTCCGGTCGACGGTGGAGGAGTATGCGAAGATCAGCCACATCCATCCGTCGCTGGCGGAGATCATGCTCTATCTGGCCGACGAAATGGTCGGGAGAGAGTGA
- a CDS encoding prohibitin family protein, producing MADIYEMKMPGGANLPRLIVLGAVVLLLLIVLFSSFQVVGAGQRGVVFSKLSGIRDVTLDEGLHFKIPFVEEVVLMDVRVQKSQTAAPAASKDLQNVSSTIAVNFHIDPSRAQKVYQEVGVSYKERVIDPAVQEAVKAATAHFTAEELITRRGEVKDAIKTTLIERLVQFHILVDEFSIIDFSFSEEFNRAIEAKQTAEQSALKARRDLDRIKIEADQRITQARAEAEGQRLQRETLTPILLQLRAIEKWDGKLPQVSGGAMPFIDVNSLKTK from the coding sequence ATGGCCGATATCTATGAGATGAAAATGCCGGGTGGGGCGAATCTTCCACGATTGATCGTGCTCGGAGCCGTCGTCCTGCTGTTGCTGATTGTTCTCTTCAGCTCCTTTCAGGTGGTCGGAGCCGGGCAGCGGGGGGTGGTCTTCAGCAAGCTGAGCGGGATCAGGGATGTGACGCTGGATGAGGGGCTGCACTTCAAGATCCCCTTTGTTGAAGAGGTGGTTCTGATGGATGTGAGGGTCCAGAAGTCGCAAACCGCCGCGCCGGCGGCGTCGAAAGACCTTCAGAACGTTTCCTCGACGATCGCGGTGAATTTTCATATCGATCCGAGCCGCGCGCAGAAAGTCTACCAGGAGGTCGGCGTCAGCTACAAGGAGCGGGTGATCGATCCCGCGGTCCAGGAGGCGGTCAAGGCGGCGACGGCGCATTTTACGGCCGAGGAGCTGATCACCCGGCGGGGCGAGGTCAAGGATGCGATCAAGACGACTTTGATTGAACGGCTGGTCCAGTTTCATATCCTTGTTGACGAATTCTCGATCATCGACTTCTCCTTCTCGGAGGAATTCAACCGGGCGATCGAGGCGAAGCAGACCGCCGAGCAGTCGGCGCTCAAGGCAAGACGGGATCTGGACCGGATCAAGATCGAGGCGGATCAGCGGATCACCCAGGCGCGCGCCGAGGCGGAAGGGCAACGGTTACAGCGGGAAACCCTGACGCCGATCCTGCTGCAGCTTCGCGCGATCGAAAAATGGGACGGGAAACTCCCTCAGGTCTCCGGGGGGGCGATGCCGTTCATCGACGTCAACAGCCTGAAAACAAAATAG
- a CDS encoding efflux RND transporter permease subunit, translated as MSLVDRILGSIARSVCKDRGRWAVVFLSIALIASFSISRIQLTLDAEDFLPKKPPRDRHFQQQVLEQFGGKAPVVIVFRSNKKIEARNIAPLIEAVAGKLNAVEEVKKVTFRLEPKLKAFIDAELPRMLLLHLNPKDLNLFSKKISASTMKTLILPTEFGNPQPEGVLNRDPLGLFTLTGPYLFDLMTGFRIVLVDGYFAFRGEESFFILVEPKDPIRKAEDAKRITTKIDAVLNEVRADPSFESLFKEIDATPIGRPYIYASTFDTAMKDAKQSLFYSVASIFLLLVLFYRRLAAPLLVMLPVFFGLLIIAGLSALIFPSVNLFSLLFAAVLAGLGIDFSIHIGTHYWLHSHPSRPREEAVVGAVVRPGRGNLFSALTTAAAFSALAFSQYRGIIQTGLLTAIGILVMLLSAVTFFPFFISFSKKPIETPKAILRWTEAFIFLSERFPKRGVFVWGLLVVIATFGVFRLGYEDHPWSVAVRGNKEAEEVLNLDKRVGMSFVPILIVSRGETETEAIEKDRRVAKILAQIRKGAGIAFFQSVTSLLPEESQQRENIAFINANQSLFSAERFRKDFHGILKEGGRDSEYLLGPYTDQVAKTLGPPRQTPIRLEELKEWGLRPEIDRHLGTIGNDPLAVTYVYLTQFPWAKGVVKRFTSRFEAAGGGQLDGVFLAGEGIGSESHANLLKKEVIQAGSIALILVTLLLTVAFRKPSSIALTLLPLLCSVWITLGVTGFLGYELNFLTLSVTPILLGIGIDYGIHIMERYRKEGSVRVVLKETGSGLTATSLTTAFAFLSFCFSESPAVREFGIVASIGLGICLLASLHLLPCIFESRRSRKV; from the coding sequence ATGTCATTGGTTGATCGTATCCTCGGCAGCATTGCGCGCTCCGTCTGTAAAGATCGCGGGCGATGGGCCGTTGTTTTCCTATCGATCGCGCTGATTGCCTCTTTTTCAATCTCCCGGATCCAATTGACGCTGGACGCGGAAGACTTTCTCCCCAAAAAGCCGCCCCGGGATCGACACTTTCAACAGCAAGTATTGGAACAATTTGGAGGGAAGGCGCCGGTCGTCATTGTTTTTCGAAGCAACAAAAAGATCGAAGCCCGAAACATCGCGCCGCTCATCGAAGCCGTCGCCGGGAAATTAAACGCCGTCGAAGAGGTCAAAAAAGTGACCTTCCGTCTGGAGCCCAAGCTGAAGGCGTTCATCGACGCGGAGCTGCCGAGGATGCTTCTGCTCCACCTGAACCCGAAAGACTTAAACCTTTTTTCAAAAAAAATAAGCGCCTCAACGATGAAGACGCTGATTCTTCCGACCGAATTCGGAAACCCGCAGCCGGAGGGGGTCCTCAATCGGGACCCGTTGGGACTCTTCACATTGACCGGCCCCTATCTTTTCGACTTGATGACCGGGTTCCGGATCGTGCTGGTCGACGGGTATTTTGCCTTCAGAGGAGAGGAGTCGTTCTTTATTTTGGTCGAGCCCAAAGATCCGATCCGCAAAGCGGAGGACGCCAAACGGATCACGACGAAGATCGATGCGGTTCTCAACGAGGTTCGCGCCGACCCTTCGTTTGAATCGCTCTTCAAAGAGATCGATGCGACCCCGATCGGCCGCCCTTACATCTATGCCTCCACCTTTGACACGGCCATGAAGGACGCCAAACAATCCCTTTTTTATTCCGTCGCATCGATTTTTCTCCTCCTGGTCCTGTTCTACCGGCGGCTCGCCGCTCCGCTTCTCGTCATGCTCCCCGTCTTTTTTGGTCTTCTGATCATTGCCGGTTTAAGCGCGTTGATCTTTCCCTCCGTGAATCTCTTCTCTTTGCTCTTCGCCGCCGTCCTTGCCGGACTCGGCATCGATTTCTCCATTCATATCGGAACGCACTATTGGCTTCACTCTCATCCGTCCCGGCCTCGCGAAGAGGCGGTTGTCGGCGCGGTCGTGCGGCCCGGCAGAGGCAATCTGTTCAGCGCCCTCACCACGGCGGCCGCTTTTTCGGCGCTTGCATTCAGTCAATACAGAGGGATCATCCAAACCGGTCTCCTCACGGCGATCGGGATTTTGGTGATGTTGCTAAGCGCCGTCACTTTTTTCCCCTTTTTTATCTCTTTTTCTAAAAAACCAATCGAGACACCCAAGGCGATCCTCCGCTGGACCGAAGCTTTTATTTTCTTAAGCGAGCGGTTTCCGAAGCGGGGAGTGTTTGTCTGGGGACTCCTGGTCGTGATCGCCACGTTCGGTGTGTTTCGGCTTGGTTACGAAGATCATCCGTGGAGCGTGGCGGTTCGGGGGAACAAAGAGGCGGAGGAAGTTCTTAATTTAGACAAAAGAGTCGGGATGAGCTTTGTCCCCATTTTGATCGTGAGTCGCGGGGAGACCGAGACGGAAGCCATCGAGAAAGACCGGCGGGTGGCGAAGATTCTCGCCCAAATTCGGAAGGGAGCGGGGATCGCGTTTTTTCAATCGGTCACGAGCCTCCTTCCCGAGGAATCCCAACAGCGGGAAAACATCGCCTTCATCAACGCAAATCAATCCCTCTTTTCTGCGGAAAGATTCCGAAAAGATTTTCATGGAATTTTAAAAGAGGGCGGCCGAGATTCCGAATACTTGTTGGGCCCCTACACGGATCAGGTTGCAAAAACACTCGGCCCGCCGAGGCAGACGCCGATCCGCCTGGAAGAACTCAAAGAATGGGGTCTGAGGCCGGAAATCGATCGCCATCTTGGGACGATTGGAAACGATCCTCTGGCGGTCACCTACGTTTACCTCACGCAATTTCCGTGGGCAAAGGGGGTGGTCAAGCGGTTTACCAGCCGGTTTGAGGCGGCCGGCGGAGGACAACTCGATGGGGTTTTTCTCGCGGGCGAAGGGATCGGCTCGGAAAGCCACGCGAACCTTCTCAAAAAAGAGGTGATCCAGGCCGGCTCCATTGCCCTGATCCTGGTCACCCTGTTGCTGACCGTTGCTTTTAGGAAACCTTCATCGATTGCCTTGACGTTGCTCCCGTTGCTCTGCTCGGTCTGGATCACCCTGGGGGTGACCGGCTTTTTGGGCTATGAGCTCAACTTCCTCACCCTTTCCGTGACGCCGATTCTGCTCGGGATCGGGATCGATTACGGCATTCATATCATGGAGCGTTATCGGAAAGAGGGCTCCGTCCGGGTGGTGCTGAAAGAAACCGGCTCGGGCCTGACGGCGACCAGCCTGACCACCGCCTTCGCCTTTTTAAGCTTTTGCTTCTCGGAGAGTCCAGCGGTTCGCGAGTTCGGCATCGTCGCATCAATCGGGCTGGGGATCTGCCTGCTCGCCTCGCTCCATCTTCTTCCCTGCATTTTTGAGAGCAGACGATCTCGGAAGGTTTGA
- a CDS encoding NAD-dependent malic enzyme, translated as MVYPSASRSVTLRLKFKNKIGMLGQITSAIGGAGGDIGAIDIVSVDRGGITRDITVSTRDEAHTARIVEAVKRIPGVEVVHLSDRTFLLHLGGKIEIANRIPIKTRDDLSRVYTPGVAQVCRAIQEDKGKAFALTIKKNSVAVVTDGSAVLGLGNIGPEAALPVMEGKAMLFKEFAGIDAYPICLATQDPDEIVETVQRIATGFGGINLEDISSPRCFEIERRLKKTLDIPVFHDDQHGTAVVVLAALLNAVRIVKKKREDLKVVVNGVGAAGTAIIDMLLSSGVKRIIGCDRDGILCAGRRVEMNPVMRRYAKRTNPERVKGKLEDALVGADVFIGVSVAGILHAAAVKKMARDPIVFALANPSPEIMPEETEGIVRIMATGRSDYPNQINNVLAFPGIFRGALDVRASEINDAMNLAAAEAIASVIRKDELSEDYIVPGVFNRKVAKVVAQAVSKAATETGVARREKKITNNQE; from the coding sequence ATGGTTTATCCCAGCGCCAGCCGCAGCGTAACGCTGCGGCTGAAATTCAAGAATAAAATCGGCATGCTCGGCCAAATTACGTCGGCGATCGGAGGGGCCGGGGGGGATATCGGCGCGATCGATATCGTCAGCGTCGATCGGGGGGGGATCACCCGCGATATCACCGTCAGCACACGGGATGAAGCGCATACGGCCCGGATCGTGGAGGCGGTCAAGCGGATTCCCGGCGTCGAAGTGGTTCATCTCTCCGACCGGACCTTTTTGCTTCATCTCGGGGGGAAAATCGAGATTGCGAATCGCATTCCGATCAAAACCCGCGACGATCTCTCCCGTGTCTACACCCCGGGGGTGGCGCAGGTCTGCCGGGCGATTCAGGAGGACAAAGGCAAAGCCTTCGCCCTGACGATCAAGAAGAACAGCGTTGCCGTGGTGACCGACGGCTCGGCGGTTTTGGGGCTGGGCAACATCGGACCGGAGGCGGCGCTGCCGGTGATGGAAGGGAAGGCGATGCTCTTCAAAGAGTTCGCCGGGATCGACGCCTATCCGATCTGTCTTGCGACGCAAGATCCGGATGAGATCGTCGAAACGGTCCAGCGGATTGCCACCGGCTTCGGCGGGATCAATTTGGAAGATATTTCTTCGCCCCGTTGCTTCGAAATCGAGCGGCGTCTTAAGAAGACGCTCGACATCCCGGTTTTTCACGATGATCAACACGGGACCGCCGTGGTGGTTTTGGCCGCGTTGTTGAATGCCGTGAGGATCGTAAAAAAGAAGCGGGAGGATCTCAAAGTCGTCGTGAACGGCGTGGGGGCCGCGGGCACCGCGATCATCGACATGCTTCTCTCTTCCGGGGTAAAGCGGATTATCGGCTGCGATCGGGACGGCATCCTCTGTGCCGGCCGAAGAGTCGAGATGAACCCGGTGATGCGCCGGTATGCGAAGCGAACCAATCCGGAGCGGGTAAAGGGGAAACTGGAGGATGCGCTGGTCGGGGCCGATGTCTTCATCGGCGTTTCGGTCGCCGGCATCCTCCACGCCGCCGCGGTGAAAAAGATGGCGCGCGATCCGATCGTTTTCGCCCTGGCCAATCCGTCCCCCGAGATCATGCCGGAGGAGACGGAGGGGATCGTCCGGATCATGGCGACGGGACGATCCGACTACCCCAACCAGATCAACAACGTCCTCGCCTTTCCCGGAATTTTCCGGGGGGCCTTGGATGTCCGCGCTTCCGAGATCAACGACGCGATGAATCTCGCCGCAGCGGAGGCGATCGCCTCCGTGATCCGAAAAGACGAGCTCTCCGAAGATTATATTGTTCCCGGCGTCTTTAACCGAAAGGTCGCAAAGGTGGTCGCCCAGGCGGTCTCGAAAGCGGCCACCGAAACCGGCGTCGCCCGCCGGGAAAAGAAGATCACGAACAATCAAGAATAA
- a CDS encoding ABC transporter permease: MIIPLNYSFRNLWTRRLTTFLTAGGIALVIFVFSAVLMLANGLEKTLVGTGSDKNAIIVRQGAESEFMSMLDRNAVNIVKSQPEIAVGPEGNRLAASEVVVLINLPKRGSSNPSHVQIRGVAPESLTMRPQVKLVEGRRWRPGLSEVIVGRPVAEGFQGAGLGETIRFGMRDWTVVGVFDAEGAGFESEIWVDAEQLVQAFRRPVFSSITAQLSSAGDFSSLKSRLESDPRLTVEVAREKQYYAEQSEMMATFIRVLGLFVTVIFSLGAMIGAMITMYASVANRTTEIGTMRALGFPRRSILGAFLFESLLLASIGGGIGILLASLLQFVTVSTTNFATFSELAFRFILSPAIVVQSLAFALAMGFLGGFLPAVRASRQKIVEAFRAS; the protein is encoded by the coding sequence ATGATCATTCCTCTCAACTACAGTTTTCGTAATCTCTGGACGCGGCGGCTGACGACCTTCCTGACGGCGGGAGGAATTGCGCTGGTGATCTTCGTTTTCTCGGCGGTATTGATGCTGGCGAACGGGCTGGAGAAGACGCTGGTGGGGACCGGGTCGGATAAAAACGCCATCATCGTCCGCCAAGGGGCCGAATCGGAATTCATGAGCATGCTCGATCGGAATGCGGTCAACATCGTCAAGAGCCAACCGGAGATCGCCGTCGGTCCGGAGGGGAATCGTCTGGCGGCCTCCGAAGTCGTCGTTCTGATCAATCTCCCCAAGCGGGGGAGCAGCAATCCGTCCCACGTCCAGATCCGGGGGGTGGCCCCCGAGTCGCTCACGATGCGTCCGCAGGTGAAACTGGTGGAGGGTCGCCGCTGGCGGCCGGGGCTTTCGGAGGTGATCGTCGGGCGCCCCGTCGCGGAGGGCTTTCAGGGGGCCGGGCTGGGGGAGACGATCCGGTTCGGCATGCGGGACTGGACCGTCGTCGGTGTATTCGATGCGGAGGGGGCGGGGTTTGAATCGGAGATCTGGGTCGATGCCGAGCAGCTGGTTCAGGCCTTCCGCCGGCCGGTCTTCTCATCGATCACCGCGCAGCTCTCAAGCGCCGGTGATTTTTCCTCCCTCAAATCGCGCCTGGAGTCCGACCCCCGGCTGACGGTAGAGGTGGCGCGGGAGAAGCAATATTACGCCGAGCAGTCGGAGATGATGGCGACCTTTATCCGGGTGCTGGGGCTCTTCGTCACCGTGATCTTCAGCCTGGGGGCGATGATCGGGGCGATGATCACGATGTACGCTTCGGTCGCCAACCGGACGACCGAGATCGGGACGATGCGGGCCCTCGGCTTCCCCCGGCGGAGCATTCTCGGCGCTTTTCTTTTTGAATCGCTCCTGCTCGCTTCAATCGGCGGGGGGATCGGGATCCTCCTCGCCTCGCTCCTCCAGTTCGTCACCGTCTCAACGACCAACTTCGCCACCTTTTCCGAGCTGGCTTTCCGTTTTATTCTCTCTCCGGCGATTGTCGTCCAGTCGCTTGCCTTCGCGCTCGCGATGGGCTTCCTCGGCGGCTTCCTCCCGGCGGTCCGCGCCTCCCGCCAAAAAATCGTCGAAGCCTTCCGGGCTTCCTGA